A single genomic interval of Camelina sativa cultivar DH55 chromosome 11, Cs, whole genome shotgun sequence harbors:
- the LOC104721789 gene encoding probable mannose-1-phosphate guanylyltransferase 3, which yields MKALILVGGFGTRLRPLTFSMPKPLVDFGNKPMILHQIEALKAAGVTEVVLAINHQQPDVMLNFVKDYEKKLEIKITFSQETEPLGTAGPLALARDKLVDETGQPFFVLNSDVICEYLLLEMIEFHKTNNAEASIMVTKVDDPSKYGVVVTEEATARVESFVEKPKHFVGNKINAGIYLLNPSVLDRIELRRTSIEKEIFPKIASEKKLYAMVLPGFWMDIGQPKDYITGQRMYLNSLREKSSQELATGDNIIGNVLVDESAVIGEGCLIGPDVVIGPGCVIDSGVRLLGCTVMRGVWIKEHACISNSIVGWDSTVGRWARVVNITVLGKDVHVADAEVYNSGAVIEDQASVKPEIVM from the exons ATGAAGGCTCTTATTCTCGTTGGAGGATTCGGAACCAGATTGAGGCCACTTACCTTCAGCATGCCCAAACCACTTGTTGATTTTGGAAACAAACCCATGATTTTGCATCAG ATTGAAGCTCTAAAAGCTGCTGGAGTGACTGAAGTTGTATTAGCTATCAATCACCAACAACCAGAT gtCATGTTAAATTTTGTGAAAGACTATGAGAAGAAGCTAGAGATTAAGATCACGTTTTCCCAAGAAACTGAACCGCTTGGGACAGCAGGGCCTCTCGCGTTGGCTCGGGATAAGCTTGTCGATGAAACAGGCCAACCGTTTTTTGTACTAAACAGCGATGTTATCTGCGAATACCTGTTGCTCGAGATGATCGAATTCCACAAGACTAACAACGCTGAAGCTTCAATTATGGTGACCAAG GTTGATGATCCTTCCAAGTATGGTGTGGTGGTTACGGAGGAAGCTACGGCGAGAGTTGAAAGTTTTGTagagaaaccaaaacattttgTGGGGAACAAGATAAACGCTGGGATATACCTCCTGAACCCATCTGTTCTCGACAGGATAGAGCTGAGACGGACTTcgatagagaaagagatattcCCTAAGATAGCTTCAGAGAAGAAGCTTTACGCGATGGTGCTACCTGGCTTTTGGATGGACATTGGTCAACCGAAAGATTACATAACCGGGCAAAGAATGTACCTTAACTCTCTAAGAGAAAAATCTTCACAGGAACTGGCGACAGGGGATAACATAATTGGGAATGTTCTTGTGGATGAAAGTGCGGTCATAGGAGAAGGTTGCTTGATCGGACCTGATGTGGTGATTGGTCCGGGATGTGTGATTGATTCAGGTGTTAGATTGTTGGGTTGTACTGTAATGCGTGGAGTTTGGATCAAGGAACATGCGTGCATCTCTAATAGTATCGTGGGATGGGATTCGACTGTTGGAAGGTGGGCTCGGGTTGTTAACATAACGGTTCTTGGCAAAGATGTTCATGTTGCCGATGCAGAGGTTTACAACAGCGGGGCTGTTATCGAAGACCAAGCGTCTGTGAAACCGGAGATCGTCATGTGA
- the LOC104721792 gene encoding probable mannose-1-phosphate guanylyltransferase 3, whose product MKALILVGGFGTRLRPLTFTMPKPLVDFGNKPMILHQIEALKAAGVTEVVLAINQQQPEVMLNFVKEYEKKLEIKITFSQETEPLGTAGPLALARDKLIDESGQPFFVLNSDVICEYPLLEMIKFHKTNNAEVSIMVTKVDDPSKYGVVVTEEATARVESFVEKPKHFVGNKINAGIYLLNPSVLDRIELRRTSIEKEIFPKIASEKKLYAMVLPGFWMDIGQPKDYITGQRMYLNSLREKSSQELATGDNIIGNVVVDESAVIGKGCLIGPDVVVGAGCVIDSGVRLFGCTVMRGVRVKEHACVSNSIVGWDSTVGKWARVVNVTVLGKGGHVADAEVYNSGALI is encoded by the exons ATGAAGGCTCTTATTCTAGTTGGAGGATTCGGAACAAGATTGAGGCCACTTACCTTCACTATGCCTAAACCCCTTGTTGATTTTGGGAACAAACCCATGATTTTGCATCAg ATTGAAGCTCTAAAAGCTGCTGGAGTGACTGAAGTTGTGTTAGCTATTAATCAGCAACAGCCAGAG GTCATGTTAAATTTTGTGAAAGAATACGAGAAGAAGCTAGAGATTAAGATCACATTTTCCCAAGAAACTGAACCGCTTGGAACAGCAGGGCCTCTCGCGCTTGCTCGTGATAAGCTCATCGATGAATCAGGACAACCGTTTTTTGTACTAAACAGCGATGTTATCTGCGAATACCCGTTGCTTGAGATGATCAAATTTCACAAGACTAACAACGCTGAAGTTTCAATTATGGTGACCAag GTTGATGATCCTTCAAAGTATGGTGTGGTGGTTACAGAGGAAGCTACAGCTAGAGTTGAAAGCTTTGTagagaaaccaaaacattttgTGGGGAACAAGATAAACGCTGGGATATACCTTCTGAACCCATCTGTTCTCGATAGGATAGAGCTGAGACGGACTTcgatagagaaagagatattcCCTAAGATAGCTTCAGAGAAGAAGCTATACGCGATGGTGCTACCTGGTTTTTGGATGGACATTGGTCAACCTAAAGATTACATAACCGGGCAAAGAATGTATCTTAACTCTCTAAGAGAGAAATCTTCGCAGGAACTAGCTACAGGGGACAATATAATCGGGAATGTTGTCGTGGATGAGAGCGCGGTTATAGGAAAAGGTTGCTTGATAGGACCTGATGTGGTGGTTGGTGCAGGATGCGTGATTGATTCAGGTGTGAGATTGTTTGGTTGTACTGTAATGCGTGGTGTCCGGGTCAAGGAACATGCCTGCGTCTCTAATAGTATCGTGGGATGGGACTCTACCGTTGGGAAGTGGGCTCGGGTTGTTAACGTAACGGTTCTTGGTAAAGGTGGACATGTAGCTGATGCAGAGGTTTACAACAGTGGGGCTCTTATCTGA